A single genomic interval of halophilic archaeon DL31 harbors:
- a CDS encoding hypothetical protein (KEGG: hbo:Hbor_14610 hypothetical protein) → MTDDAVEGPDTFGVGIHVTDEELRVVVRVPSSISSGWTSQEQFQSLVQQVVWDRLEQEQTLRAVAATTSPGETANLGTVTLQPDGRVVESSLEVPEPN, encoded by the coding sequence ATGACTGATGACGCTGTGGAGGGCCCAGACACGTTCGGCGTCGGGATTCACGTGACAGACGAGGAGCTCCGCGTTGTCGTCCGGGTTCCGTCGAGCATCAGTTCCGGATGGACGAGTCAGGAACAGTTTCAGTCGCTCGTCCAGCAGGTGGTCTGGGACCGGCTCGAGCAGGAACAGACGCTACGAGCCGTCGCCGCGACGACCTCGCCTGGCGAAACAGCGAATCTGGGTACTGTGACTCTCCAGCCGGATGGACGCGTCGTTGAGTCATCGCTCGAGGTTCCGGAGCCGAACTGA
- a CDS encoding hypothetical protein (KEGG: hla:Hlac_1522 hypothetical protein) yields MHTCVRRFGERTVEGAIPDSRKQQWHNTPNDPEAGNFHGAAFHTADFSIFIIVWLYVTHNMHCVSDEPGFLAFGAERGLQELHARAADRNVLAVLTDSTVDEWYPQWERTTTGSGQVGLIEYYEMVRGSAVDTHETHVVSDELALSTVQRPVDVTALIDMLSEHLDRWAAENADTVIFIESIETMLADAGLAGVIDLFEQMLDGSNSPGVVVSADPETTGPRAVVELQNCLGETVGRPEPPASAIAAVSRLRAEDPATFGYVQRYWREAVSAIEATSRNYPQAKQLHGAVETELSPRMLGMTLSGLACLDVLSLRGETNGPNRYACRSYDPDRAARLGLAAESLAES; encoded by the coding sequence ATGCATACGTGCGTTCGCCGGTTCGGCGAGCGCACGGTCGAGGGCGCCATCCCTGATTCGCGAAAACAGCAGTGGCATAACACTCCCAACGACCCGGAAGCGGGTAATTTCCACGGAGCGGCGTTTCATACTGCTGACTTCAGTATTTTTATTATCGTGTGGCTATACGTAACTCACAACATGCACTGCGTGTCCGACGAGCCAGGATTTCTGGCGTTCGGAGCGGAACGCGGCCTGCAGGAGCTACACGCTCGTGCGGCCGACCGGAACGTGCTCGCAGTGTTGACGGATTCGACTGTCGACGAGTGGTATCCCCAGTGGGAGCGCACGACCACCGGCAGTGGACAGGTCGGGTTGATTGAGTATTACGAGATGGTTCGAGGGAGTGCTGTGGATACCCACGAGACGCATGTCGTCAGCGATGAGTTAGCGTTGTCCACTGTCCAACGCCCAGTTGATGTGACAGCCCTCATCGACATGCTCTCCGAACACCTCGATCGCTGGGCGGCAGAGAACGCGGACACCGTCATTTTCATCGAATCGATTGAAACCATGCTCGCTGATGCGGGTCTGGCTGGCGTGATCGACCTGTTCGAGCAAATGCTCGATGGTTCGAATTCGCCAGGCGTTGTTGTCTCGGCCGACCCGGAGACGACTGGCCCACGGGCAGTTGTCGAACTACAGAACTGCCTCGGTGAGACTGTCGGCAGACCAGAGCCGCCCGCCAGTGCCATCGCTGCAGTCTCGCGGCTTCGAGCCGAGGACCCAGCGACGTTCGGATACGTCCAGCGCTACTGGCGTGAGGCGGTCAGCGCCATCGAAGCGACCAGTCGAAACTATCCCCAAGCCAAACAGCTCCACGGAGCTGTCGAAACAGAGCTCTCACCGCGGATGCTCGGCATGACCCTTTCCGGCCTGGCTTGCCTCGACGTACTCAGTCTCCGCGGAGAGACGAACGGCCCCAACCGCTACGCCTGCCGCAGTTATGATCCCGACCGCGCGGCCCGCCTGGGACTCGCTGCGGAATCGCTAGCGGAGTCGTAA